Proteins encoded by one window of Grus americana isolate bGruAme1 chromosome 7, bGruAme1.mat, whole genome shotgun sequence:
- the PPP1R3C gene encoding protein phosphatase 1 regulatory subunit 3C gives MHCSRMIQILDPRPLPSSIMPVDVAMRICLAHSPPLKSFLSPLEDCQRNNFVNRFKPLRPCLHVKRDSEAQKSDWNHSAARAKKRVVFADSKGLSLTAIHTFSEFQEHPGWDLQFDLLGLENITSGLKLHEEKNLILGFPRPSADYLDFRNRLQKNLVCLENCTLQEKVLSGTVKVKNVSFEKKVQVRITFDTWKTYTDVECVYMNNVYSDSENDTFSFTIDLPPAISSEEKIEFCISYQSGDHTFWDNNEGQNYKILHAEWKPDGVQIPSAKKDCVDLQTPRRGQEREPDQLGSPRLSRDLFPQWQSLSCTENSSPYW, from the exons ATGCACTGCAGCAG aATGATACAGATCTTGGACCCGAGACCCTTACCAAGCTCCATCATGCCAGTGGATGTGGCCATGAGAATTTGCTTAGCCCATTCTCCACCACTGAAGAGTTTTCTTAGCCCCCTTGAGGACTGTCAAAGAAACAACTTTGTGAACAGATTCAAACCTCTCAGACCGTGTCTTCATGTGAAACGCGACTCCGAAGCTCAGAAGAGTGACTGGAACCACTCGGCAGCCCGAGCCAAGAAACGAGTTGTGTTTGCGGACTCGAAGGGGCTGTCCCTGACAGCGATACACACCTTCTCTGAGTTCCAGGAGCACCCTGGGTGGGATCTTCAGTTTGACCTCTTAGGCCTTGAAAACATAACATCTGGCTTAAAGCTACATGAGGAGAAAAACTTGATTCTGGGTTTCCCTCGGCCTTCAGCTGactacctggacttcaggaaCCGCCTGCAGAAGAACTTGGTCTGCCTGGAGAACTGCACCCTGCAAGAGAAGGTGCTGTCAGGCACTGTTAAAGTAAAAAACGTGAGCTTTGAAAAAAAGGTTCAAGTTCGAATTACCTTTGATACGTGGAAGACCTACACGGACGTTGAATGTGTATACATGAACAATGTTTACAGCGATTCTGAAAATGATACCTTCTCATTTACCATTGACTTGCCTCCTGCCATTTCCTCTGAAGAGAAGATAGAGTTTTGCATTTCTTACCAAAGCGGAGATCATACCTTCTGGGACAATAATGAGGGTCAGAACTACAAGATTCTCCATGCCGAGTGGAAGCCTGATGGTGTTCAGATACCATCTGCAAAGAAAGACTGTGTAGATCTTCAGACTCCAAGGAGAGGACAAGAGAGAGAGCCTGATCAACTAGGCAGTCCGAGGCTGTCCAGGGATCTCTTTCCCCAGTGGCAGAGCTTGAGTTGCACTGAAAATTCATCACCATATTGGTGA